In Macadamia integrifolia cultivar HAES 741 unplaced genomic scaffold, SCU_Mint_v3 scaffold1699, whole genome shotgun sequence, a single window of DNA contains:
- the LOC122064613 gene encoding uncharacterized protein LOC122064613 translates to MPTVWLSLKRSLHCKSEPSDVHDPKARSHLSSILTKKSSRSGCSRSIANLKDVIHGSKRHLERPPSCSPRSIGSNEFLNPITHEVILSNSRCELKITGIGGFHEGGGGGGGGGGGGGDESTFVGTLRPGTPGPGGHLNRHYYNPSFKSSATPPRKSPSFFSDRESPAFGGSAFSGGIGDGGGIIHRASHGSSMVTCHRCGEQFGKSESLESHHLSKHAVTELVEGDSSRKIVEIICRASWLKSENNCWRIEKVLKVHNMQKTLARFEEYREMVKIKASKLPKKHPRCLADGNELLRFYGTTVACSLGMNGSSNLCTSEKCSVCRIIRHGFSTKKELKGGIGVFTTSTSGRAFESIELNKENPFMRKALVVCRVIAGRVHRPLENIQGLAGQTGFDSLAGKVGLYSNIEELYLLSPKALLPCFVVICKP, encoded by the exons atgCCAACAGTTTGGCTTTCTCTAAAGAGATCTCTCCATTGCAAATCAGAGCCTTCAGATGTTCATGATCCAAAAGCTAGGAGCCATTTGAGTTCTATCTTGACCAAAAAATCAAGCAGGTCCGGCTGTTCAAGGTCCATTGCGAACCTAAAAGATGTTATCCATGGGAGCAAGAGACACTTGGAAAGGCCTCCAAGTTGCAGCCCAAGATCTATAGGGAGTAATGAATTCCTGAACCCAATAACCCATGAAGTGATTCTGAGCAATTCAAGGTGTGAGCTCAAGATAACCGGAATTGGGGGTTTTCATGAAGGTggaggcggcggcggcggcggtggtggtggtggcggcgaCGAGTCAACTTTTGTTGGTACCCTTAGGCCTGGGACACCTGGTCCAGGAGGGCACCTTAACAGGCACTATTACAACCCTTCTTTTAAGAGCTCAGCTACACCTCCAAGGAAGTCTCCTAGTTTTTTCTCTGATAGAGAAAGCCCTGCATTTGGGGGTTCTGCCTTTTCTGGTGGTattggtgatggtggtggtatTATTCATAGGGCTTCTCATGGGTCGTCTATGGTGACTTGCCATAGATGTGGAGAGCAGTTTGGGAAGTCGGAATCCTTAGAATCACATCATCTATCTAAGCATGCTG TAACTGAACTTGTTGAAGGAGACTCATCTAGAAAGATAGTGGAGATCATTTGTCGTGCAAGCTGGTTAAAGTCTGAGAACAACTGCTGGCGGATTGAGAAGGTTTTGAAGGTCCACAACATGCAAAAGACCCTAGCTAGATTTGAAGAATACAGGGAGATGGTTAAAATTAAAGCCAGTAAACTCCCCAAGAAACACCCACGTTGCTTGGCTGATGGCAATGAGCTTTTGAGATTCTATGGCACTACTGTGGCATGTTCCCTTGGCATGAATGGCTCCTCCAATCTTTGTACTTCAGAGAAGTGCAGTGTGTGTAGGATTATAAGACATGGGTTCTCAACAAAGAAAGAACTCAAGGGAGGTATTGGTGTTTTCACAACTTCGACAAGTGGAAGAGCCTTTGAATCTATTGAACTCAataaagaaaacccatttaTGAGGAAGGCTTTAGTTGTCTGTAGAGTGATTGCAGGAAGGGTTCATAGGCCTTTGGAGAACATCCAAGGACTAGCAGGCCAAACAGGGTTTGACTCATTAGCAGGGAAAGTTGGTCTTTATTCAAATATTGAGGAGCTCTATTTACTCAGCCCCAAAGCTCTTCTCCCTTGCTTTGTGGTAATCTGCAAACCgtga